The window TTTGTTTCAACTTTTGAGAGACTCTTGCTGAAACAAGCAACCTTCAAGGCTTTcaaggtttcttttttttttctcttctctatggACGTCTCAAGTGTTCATCTTCATCCTCACTTCGCCCCAGTTACAGACACATCCTCACTTCATCTTCAAGTGTTCATCTGCTTCTATTGGTTTCTACAAAGTGACTTGTCTATGGTGATAAtggtgtttgatttttgttccaTTATGAAACATGTGGAAAGAAAAACGTTTTTGGATGATGTAAAGGTTGTAGTCAGTAAATAATTGGGGTTGCTGGATTTTGTATTTTACATGTTTGTTGAAATTCTTAAATGAGTGACTGGGACAGGAAGCTCCTCCATAGAAGCTCTCTTGTATATATCTTATTGTACagattaaaatttgatttgaatatACGgataacattttatttaaattccaGATTTCATTATTTTATCAAACTCTATTTGATAAGGATTGACTGGATTAATGGATATCTGCTGAGAATGCTTGGACTGAtatattttggttttgtgtttcaATTGAGATAAGGTCGGATATGTCTCAatagatgtttttttttagatgaaacCGGACCTATTCTGAAGGAACAAAAGATTATATGCAGGAAAAACAGTTTCTACCGAAACAAAAACAGGGGAACCATACCAATTCTGCAGAAACACAGAAACATTGTTATCTGCTTGAAGTTGTACACATCCCTTGATGATGGTGAATGTTAGGTGCACTGCACCATGGTCCAGCCCACACTTTGTCTTagctcattaaatgagcttGTTGAAGAATTGGCAAGAAGTCAGCAAagcaaattgaacttgctggaGAAGCTTGTCCGAAAGAGAAGAATTGAATCTTTTCCTCTATAATTATGTACAAAAGTCCAGCAACATTTATGAAGAGATGTACAAAAGTCAAGCCACATAAATGAATAAGTGATGTTAAACTTGTGGGACACGttggaaggaagaaagaaaagaaagaagcaaaaggcAAGGGTCATTCGGCTAAGGGAGagctgaagaaaagaaattggttGAAGCAAAGTCAAGATAAGTTGGCTTGCATTATTATGACTTGGTGTGAAGAGTgtgaaagggagaaaagaaggaaaagatgaagaaataaaaggagAGGCCATTCGGCCATTTGAAGGGGTGAATAGTGAAAGAGTGAAGTCCCAAAGTTTGCTTCTCAAGGCTAACCGTGCTGTCAGTTGTGTTGCTTGGCTAGCCACTGTGCCTTGGCCATTGCTTGGAGCTATCAAGAAGAGGCTAATCCATAGGCAGGGAGTAACCTTGTCAAGTGAGGCTAATTACAATTGTACTATCATGCTAGGCTAATAGGATCTCATATATGACATTTAAAATCCACCAGTATTTTCTCTATATGGATATGACTTTCAATTGACTCTAGAGTCAAGAAGTTTGTCACTACAGTTAAAATAGGACTCCATGAACAAAATTAGGCAAGTGCCACAAATACAGAAGTTCAAGGAAGATAATTTTTAAAGGAAGCAGAAGTTTTAGGcctacaaacaaacaaaaaacgaTGCTCCTCCCCCAAATACAGAAGTTCAAGGAGCCCATTTTCTAACAAGATCTAACTAAAAGACACATCTGGAAAACCAtagtaaaagataaaaaatttgcaaaattaagTTAATATCTCAATGCATGATCTCTATGGACTTGGAGCGTGGCTGATAAATTCCTACAAGCAATCACACTTCTATCTTCAATTCTATCTCGTTATTCAACATCTTCATAATTTCTTTGATTTCCCACTTTGGGTAATTGTGCCTACATATCAAtgtataaaaaatcataaatcaataaaatcaaagaaaaaaattaataattaaataaactttcatCTAATTACCTGTATCAAGTTCAACATATCAGTAAAACTAGGTGTATTTAAATTTGTCATACTATCTTCCTGATACATTTaacaatgaaacaaataaaataaaagcaaaaaataaatcaataaataaactttcattTAATTACCTGTGTCAAGTTCAGCATATCAGTAAAGCCAAGTGTATTTAAATTTGCCATGCTATCTTCTTGATACATTTcacaatgaaacaaataaaaataaaagcaaaaaataaatcaataaataaaatttcatttaattaCCTGTGTCAAGTTTAGCATATCAGTAAAGCCAGGTGTATTTAAATTTCCCATGCTATCTTCCTGATACATTTCACAAtgaaaatcatataaataatttagagaATTAGTACATACTATTTTCTAACAAATCGTAAGCACAAAgtaacaaaacacaaaacaaatttcataCTGGTGTGAGCTGTTGAATATGAGAGGATGCTTTTTTTTGACGTTTTCTCTTTCTTGTAACTTTCTCTAATGCACCCTTTCTTCTATGAGATGTCCCTACACATGCTTGTCTCCCTTTAAGCTtaattcctttaattttatttccttcACAATTAGTAGGCTGCACATTATCATTAGCTTGTTGAGCCTTTAATTTGAAATGAGTGCTCCCAACAGTAGATTCttcaattgataaatttttcaaatttgccTCTACTTTGTTCAAAGTACTTTCATGAGCATCCAAAGAAATACGAAAAGTCTCATCAATCAGTGTAGCTCTTGCTGCCAAATTAGAATACAATTTAAGCAACACTTTATAACAACTTCCCACATCTGCATTTTGGTCATGTGGTTCTACAtgcatataatttttcattgcaGAACCAACCTTTGCATCTTTTGTCCACCTTTTTAAAATATACTGATTTGGCACCCTTTTACAATTTTGAAGAGATAACACTTTTAAGGCATGGGCACATAAAATtccaacaaattcaaatttattacaaCTACACATCACTGTAGAAGCCAATGAATCAAATTGACCAATGTGTTGGCGAGATTTACGGGAAGAAATAACTTTATATTTTACCACAGATCCAACCTCACCCTCCTTATGCAATTCACAATCCCAAGTGAGCCATAATTCACGATTAAACAACTTAAATACTGCAAGAGTATAAACACTTGTTGCATGCTTCAATATTTCTACTGGATATTCTAATGATGGTTTACTTTGAGTTGCTTTAAAATCTGCTCTCAACTCTTCAAAACATCCTTCATCAACCAACCTTTGAAAGTGATGAAAGAAACGCAACAAGTCATAATTTAAGTTATGTACCTTTTAATTTGACTGTTCATACTCTCGCTTCTCTGAGTAATAGACATATCAGCACAAAATGTTTTCCTCCCATAAACCAAACCCCATTTCTCCCTTAACTCAAATTGTCTTTGCAACCAACTGTTATTCTTTAGATCATATTTATCAAGCATATTATCCCATGCATCTAAAAAATCATCTTCATAGTCATGGTCATATACACAACTATTAAAATCTGCTGCAAAAGTACTGTACCTTCCTAGCACTTCTTTGAGGTTCTTAGTTGCATTCTGGTACATATGCCAAACACATAAACGATGATGTGTTTCTGGCCATTGTGAGGCTAATGCCTTTGCCATTGCAGCATCTTGGTCTGTGAGGATAGTCTGTGGTTTCTTACCAAACattgttttttgaaaagaatcaaaCAACCACATGAAAGTCTCAGATATTTCATCATATAACAATGCAGCACCAAAGATGATAGTTTGTTTATGATGATTTACACCAACAAACAATGCAAACGGCCtaccttctttattttttttgtaagttgtATCAAAGCAAACTACATCCCCAAAATATTCATAATCCAACTTCATTCTACCATCTGcccaaaaaatatttgtaattagATCATCAAGGTCAACCTGAATTACATAAGAAAAATTAAGTTCTTCAGATTGCATTCTTTGAAGATATTCAAGTAAGCCTCCTGTATCTCCGCTTTTCATCTCTTCTGTTCATCTTGTAtgcaaataattattataatccTCAGGAATGAAGCCAAGATTGTCAAGTCCACCTACCCTTCGGGCCATTAGTCCTACACTTGCTCTTGGTGCAATTCCAGAACTATCTGCTAACTCAGCCTCAACAGCTTGGGCTGGATTAATGGACCTTTGAGATCTAAGGAATATACGTTTTCGAGGAGAAGCTAAGACATGTGTGTGCTTTGACACAAATTTTAccacacaatatttttcactttATCTACAACTAATTTTCATCTCTGCTTTGCAACCATATCTTGTTTGGACGATGGCATTTCACATTATCATCTCTTTTGTCATTCCCTCGTATACCCTCGCaagagcaacaaaaaaaaactatctaacCATTTACGTGAACCATCTTTATCACCCTTGTGGCCCTTACTTTGCCTAATACTAAATCCAACTACACTCGCATAACTATTATAGAAATCATACGCATCTTGCTTAGTCTCAAACTCAATTCCTAATTTCAAAATCACTTCTTCTTCTACGTTAGCATGAATTTTATCGTTGCTATCTATTGATATTGGTTCTGGTTGTTCAACTATCACAAGTGGTGAATCCTCAtcttcaaaattcaattttcgAACCGATTGACTATCAGTCTTAGTATGATAATTGCTATCACTCATGACcttaatacaaaacaaaaacaacatagttatttttttaataaacaacatatatatatacacacactttagACACAAACTCACACAAGTGTATATAAGAAAGTTGTTAtaaatcctaaaataaattaaaaaaaaaagaaatttatttacactAAACCAAAAGGAGAGAACTTATTGTGTGATTGAACAATACGTACAAGCCTTGAAGGTTGCTTGTTACAGCAGGAGTCTCTCAAAAGTTGAAACAAATCTGCACCTATAGGACAAAAGGACCTCTGTggcatacaaaaacaaaagcaaaagccaAACTCTGACTTTGGGAGAAAGGATTACAATGAGACAAAATAGGGGAAGAGTCCAGATCAATCCCAAAAGCTACGGCAAGAGTCAAACCACatggagaagagaaaaaaaagaaaccaaaagccAGAACAGAGAAGAAATAAAAGctgtggaagaaaaaaaagaaaaaaaaaagaaagggatttTAACGTTAACATCTCAATAACATGAGTGTTAAAGTCAGAgttatctcatttaatgagaGAGGTTAGCTATCCAAATTTTATTGGTGGATCATAAAGTGGAGCATAATTGATgagatagaagatttggactccatAATGAACCTATCAATGAAGTGTTGCAAAAAGTCCTAAAAAATTGCAAGCTTATCCACCATGAAATTCAAAAAGACATTGTGAATGCAGTTGCATGTGAAACATCCAAAGCCATCATCAAGGATCTTGATAATGGGTTCTATTCAATATTAGTTGATGAGTCATGTGATATCTTAGTAAAAGAGGAAATGGCTCTCGTTCTTCGTTATGTGAACAAAAAAGGAATTATTATAGAGCGGTTCCTTGGTATTGTACATGTAGCAAGTACCACCGCTTTGTCACTCAAATATGATGTCGAATGTTTACTTTGTGAACATAATTTGAGTTTATCGAAACTATGTGGGCAAGGTTATGACAAGGCTAGTAATATGCAAAGTGATATCAATGAtctcaaaactttaattttgaaagagaataagTTAGCATTTTATGTCCATTGTTTTGCTTATCAACTTCAATTGACTCTTATTGCCATTGttaaaaatcacattaacattactgaatttttttatgtggttagTAATTTAGTAATTGTTGTTGGAGGCTCTTGTAAGAGATGAGATGCTCTTTGAGATTCACAATTtgccaaaattaaagaagaattaGAGAAGGGTGTAAGTAGAAGTGGGCAAGGTTAGAGTCAAGAGACAAATCTTAAACATCATAGTGATACACATTAGGGATCATATTATGGGACTATTCTCAACTTAATTTTGATGTTCTCTACTGTTATTGATGTACTTGAGATTATTGAAGAAGATGGCCTCTTAGACCAAAAAGTTGAAGCTCAATCTATTATGAGGTCAATTCTATCTTTTGAATTTAtctttgctctacacttgatgaaaaacattttagggatcacaaatgagttgtcaatagcattgcaaaaaaaaaaaaaaaaaaaaaaaaatcaagatatagTAAATGCTATGGATCTTTTTAAAATGTCTAAGCAACTGAAGTGTCTTCATTTTGTACCACACATGATATTCCTATCTTGAACATGGATGAAATATTTGTAGTTAATAGGAGGCCACGACGCAACacccaacaaaatacaaatttacatcattatCGTGTTGAGCTATTCTACACACTTATAGATTTGCAACTCTACACACTCATAGATTTGCAACTTCAAGAGCTTAACAACCGTTTTTCAGAGATAAACACTGATTTGCTACTTTGTATGGCTTGCTTGAATCCAAGTAATTCATTTGTGGCTTTTGATAAAGAAAAGTTGATACGTCTAGTAAAGTTCTATCCATCTGATTTTTCTGGGATAGATATCTTGGCACTTGGCTCTCAACTtcagaattacatttttttgatATGCACAGTAATGACTTGTTTTTAGAGTTTCAAGGAGTTGGTGAACTTGCTGAAAAGTTAGTGAAGACAAGGAAGCATGACACTTATCCATTAGTCTATTTGCTTGTGAAGTTAGTTTTGACCATTCCAATTGCTATTGCAACAATAGAAATAAGTTTTTCagcaatgaaatatataaagaatgaacTGCACAATCGAATAGAAGATCAGCGGATGAATGATTGCTTTgttgtgtacattgaaagaTATGTAGCTtatagcattgataatgagactattatgcaacgatttcaaaatatgaaaactcatagaaggaaattgtaaactttatgtatttgcgtgttttttgattgttgttgtatatgaatttctctttttatcagattgtgtaatttatacttcttaaggaacaccttgaaaaaaattcctggagccGCCACTGGTGTGTGTAAacaaaaatgtataatttttttttaaaaccgaAGTCACACCTCATCCTAACCTATTCGATAAAATCACAAAAGACAGAAGAGAGTAAAGTGTAGAGGGAGTGTGAGAAGGGCAAAGAAGTTCATGCCATTAGTGATGAATTTGAGTTTGATGATGCCAATGAAAATGAAGTGAATGAACCTTCAAATGCATCATTAAAAGATTTTGATGATTATCTAGTGAATGATACGGCCATGTGGATGCTAACACTGATGAGAATGTTGATTATAATGATTAACTGTACTTTGAGGAACCCAATCAAGATAACCAAAACTTTGGTCTTGATGATTAAGTGTGTTTGTGGTGCTATTTGAAACATTGTTATTTGCTTTTGTGTTGCTTATATGAGACATTATGTATATTTGTGATGTTAAAACTTAGAACTTAGAACTTAGTctttgtaagttgtaattttgaGTTTTGTCTATGTATTTGTAATTTGGTATTTTACCTTTTATTAGTAACCAGTCGCATATCCACACATCACgtgtatatataattattttgagatatgttataatatataatttattctataaattatattgtagaaaattaatttctccctaaaaattatacaatttctaaaagtaatttctatttctttattttatacaaatatttatataattttatatttttggtgtttttaattgatattattcttttttgaaatgatCCATATTCTTTTAACTATTGTTATTATGAATTATATTTTCCTAACTTCTTTTgattagacatggcaaaacgggctaACTCCACCTGAACCCGCCTATTTTGGCCCGGTCTGAACTCGATTTTTTTGGCCCGAATTAAATATGGGCCAACCCGCGGTCCgcttgttttttaacttttttttttcccttaaaaatatttaaaaactacATGGAAAAGTGTGCTAGACTACTCCTAGGTGCATAAGATTATCATAAAAGGCAcaataaacttgtgtgttgtgtcccctatttattaaaaataaataaagagttaaatggaagggaaaaaaaatacaaaaggaaaGTTAAAGCCTAAAATAGTTATTGTCTAGTGTCTACACAGATTACACTACTAAGTAAGTAGCACAAACTACTAACTACTAAGCTTTACTTCTAGTTGTAGCATTCATTAACTAAGACTACTAACTACTAAGTAATTAAGTTTCTACTTTAAAGACTACTAGCTATTACTAACAACATGACCAAGTCTGTCTATCTAATATAATGTTgtggtatttttttaataataaaattataatattgtgtcgtatttttttaattgcaaattttattaatgattagGAATTTGATTATTATGAAAGTTCTcgtactccaaaaaaaaaaaaaaaaaattcaattggacttgtatttaGAAGAGCCTAGACTTAGCTGTTaagttctaaagacttaggtttttatgtatttagaactctaatgtgtattattGGCAAACTATGATAAAAACAATATGGTTAGtagtgtttagacttgctcaaagttgtatcttttatgtaaag of the Quercus robur chromosome 10, dhQueRobu3.1, whole genome shotgun sequence genome contains:
- the LOC126704091 gene encoding protein FAR-RED IMPAIRED RESPONSE 1-like yields the protein MFGKKPQTILTDQDAAMAKALASQWPETHHRLCVWHMYQNATKNLKEVLGRYSTFAADFNSCVYDHDYEDDFLDAWDNMLDKYDLKNNSWLQRQFELREKWGLVYGRKTFCADMSITQRSESMNSQIKRLVDEGCFEELRADFKATQSKPSLEYPVEILKHATSVYTLAVFKLFNRELWLTWDCELHKEGEVGSVVKYKVISSRKSRQHIGQFDSLASTVMCSCNKFEFVGILCAHALKVLSLQNCKRVPNQYILKRWTKDAKVGSAMKNYMHVEPHDQNADVGSCYKVLLKLYSNLAARATLIDETFRISLDAHESTLNKVEANLKNLSIEESTVGSTHFKLKAQQANDNVQPTNCEGNKIKGIKLKGRQACVGTSHRRKGALEKVTRKRKRQKKASSHIQQLTPEDSMGNLNTPGFTDMLNLTQVIK